Proteins encoded together in one Chryseobacterium sp. G0201 window:
- a CDS encoding AsmA-like C-terminal region-containing protein encodes MEKLKKIILKILKWTGISLASILFLMFIIPLLFPGTISEQVKIFANQHLAGKLNYKKTHLTFFRHFPSLTVSVDDFILQGSKPFQNDTLLSAREVAVGINLKNLIFNREVKIDEIYVSDAYANVFVNTKGEANYNVYISKPSAAPKDTTEAGTSIKLDLIKIKNSHVKYIDHAARILVDAKGLNYTGKGGLSEDIFDLETNLDVDKVDFSLNRIYYAKQKKLHADLITRINTNALTFVLRKNELRVNDLPLKFIGSASILKDGYNLDIKAASEKTTIREMISVLPPQYLDWAKDTKIEGNSDLYFNVKGRFSEPKNLKPRVKVRLLVKNGFISNGKAPVPMNNLNMDLNIDLPSLDTDQLGIDLKKLSFDLGPNNKFLAYVRTKGLKEMNVNANIRGAVNLQTLQQALGLKDIEVRGLMDTNIKANGIFSMDKKLFPKTNGYINLKDGFVKTKYYPNPIQNINLIANIINTDGTFKSLGVKLDPFKFDFEGNPVFVNADLQNFEDLLYKVKAKGVLNIGRIYKVFAKKGLDISGLIMADLSLNGRQSYATTGQYSKLDNRGTLILKNIKATTEYLPKSFYIKEGNFQFENEKMWFRKFFATYGKSDFALNGYLLNTINYFIERKGTLHGKFVLNSNYILVDEFMALKSGDNTDKSIEVEYAKVENPKSSGVVIVPKNLDVSLEANAKKVEFKGLGLNHLKGLASVTKGQVYLKNTSFDIIGSRMNIDARYQDESPLTANYDVAFKVQDFDVQRAYKEIDMVREMATAAKDVKGIVSLDYKLKGDFDKNMSPIYPSLEGGGNVNLRDVEVKNLKMLSAVGDNIGSKGFDNPDMKGVDIETHIKNNLIHVDKFTFKVSVLRPSISGTTSFNGLLDLQVRVGLPPGGWIGFPIVVTGTHEKPKIKIFSKKGQGIIAALYNKKSNKLIREERRAEKKTKRQHRKDQEAQEQKAKNAEQQITKDLKKK; translated from the coding sequence ATGGAAAAATTAAAAAAAATAATTTTGAAAATTCTAAAATGGACAGGAATTTCATTGGCATCAATTTTATTTTTGATGTTTATTATTCCTCTTCTATTTCCCGGAACAATTTCTGAGCAGGTAAAAATATTTGCCAATCAGCATCTTGCAGGAAAACTAAACTATAAGAAAACACATCTTACGTTTTTCCGTCACTTCCCGTCTCTTACGGTTTCTGTGGATGATTTTATTTTACAAGGTTCAAAACCTTTTCAGAATGATACTTTATTGTCTGCAAGAGAAGTCGCTGTAGGAATCAACTTAAAAAACCTGATCTTCAATCGCGAAGTTAAAATCGATGAAATATATGTATCCGATGCCTATGCGAATGTTTTTGTAAACACAAAGGGTGAAGCCAACTACAACGTTTACATCTCAAAACCTTCAGCGGCACCGAAAGATACTACAGAAGCTGGCACATCTATTAAGTTGGATCTTATTAAAATTAAAAACAGCCATGTAAAGTATATTGATCATGCTGCAAGAATTTTAGTGGATGCCAAAGGATTGAATTATACCGGAAAAGGCGGATTAAGCGAAGATATTTTCGATCTGGAAACCAATCTTGATGTTGACAAAGTAGATTTTAGTCTTAACAGAATATATTACGCAAAACAAAAGAAATTACACGCAGATCTTATTACAAGGATCAACACCAATGCATTAACTTTTGTATTAAGAAAGAACGAATTAAGGGTCAATGATTTACCATTAAAATTCATCGGTTCCGCAAGTATTTTGAAAGATGGATATAACCTCGACATTAAAGCAGCTTCCGAAAAAACAACTATCCGTGAAATGATCTCCGTATTGCCTCCCCAATATCTCGATTGGGCAAAAGACACGAAAATTGAAGGGAACAGTGATCTGTATTTTAATGTAAAAGGAAGATTCAGCGAGCCAAAAAACCTTAAACCGAGAGTTAAAGTGCGACTTTTAGTCAAAAACGGATTTATTTCCAATGGAAAAGCGCCAGTTCCGATGAACAATCTGAACATGGATCTTAATATTGATCTTCCTTCATTAGATACCGATCAATTAGGCATAGATCTTAAAAAATTAAGTTTCGATCTTGGTCCGAATAATAAGTTTCTTGCGTATGTAAGAACAAAAGGTCTGAAAGAAATGAATGTAAATGCCAATATCAGAGGCGCTGTCAACCTTCAGACACTACAACAGGCATTAGGATTAAAAGATATTGAAGTTCGTGGTTTGATGGATACCAACATCAAAGCCAACGGAATTTTCAGCATGGATAAAAAACTGTTCCCGAAAACCAATGGATATATCAATCTTAAAGACGGTTTTGTAAAAACAAAATACTATCCCAACCCAATTCAAAACATCAATTTAATTGCTAATATTATCAATACTGATGGTACTTTCAAGAGCCTTGGTGTGAAATTAGATCCTTTTAAGTTTGATTTTGAAGGAAATCCGGTTTTCGTTAATGCCGATCTACAGAATTTTGAAGATCTTCTGTATAAAGTAAAAGCGAAAGGAGTTTTAAATATTGGTAGAATTTATAAAGTTTTTGCTAAAAAAGGTTTAGACATCAGCGGATTGATCATGGCAGACCTTTCTCTGAACGGGCGACAAAGCTACGCAACTACAGGCCAGTACAGTAAACTTGACAACCGTGGAACTTTGATCCTTAAAAATATAAAAGCTACCACAGAATATCTACCGAAATCATTTTATATCAAAGAAGGAAATTTCCAGTTTGAAAATGAAAAAATGTGGTTCAGAAAGTTTTTTGCAACTTACGGAAAATCAGATTTTGCTTTAAATGGTTATCTTTTAAACACCATCAATTATTTTATTGAAAGAAAAGGTACCCTCCACGGAAAATTTGTATTGAATTCCAACTACATTTTGGTTGATGAATTTATGGCGCTGAAAAGTGGTGACAACACCGATAAATCCATAGAAGTAGAATATGCAAAAGTAGAAAATCCGAAAAGTAGTGGCGTTGTTATCGTTCCTAAAAATCTTGATGTTTCTCTAGAAGCGAATGCAAAAAAAGTGGAATTTAAAGGTTTAGGATTAAATCATCTTAAAGGACTAGCTTCTGTAACTAAAGGGCAGGTTTATCTTAAAAATACCTCTTTTGACATTATCGGAAGCAGAATGAACATTGATGCCCGGTATCAGGATGAATCTCCTTTAACGGCTAATTATGATGTTGCCTTTAAAGTTCAGGACTTTGATGTTCAGAGAGCTTACAAAGAAATTGACATGGTTCGTGAAATGGCCACTGCAGCAAAAGATGTTAAAGGAATTGTATCATTAGACTACAAATTAAAAGGCGATTTTGATAAAAATATGAGTCCAATTTATCCGTCGTTAGAAGGTGGAGGAAATGTCAATCTTCGTGATGTGGAAGTCAAAAATCTTAAAATGTTATCTGCTGTAGGCGATAATATTGGTTCCAAAGGTTTTGATAATCCTGATATGAAAGGTGTGGATATCGAAACACATATCAAAAATAATTTGATCCATGTTGATAAATTTACGTTTAAAGTTTCAGTTTTAAGACCTTCCATCAGCGGAACTACAAGTTTCAACGGATTGTTGGATCTTCAGGTAAGAGTTGGTTTACCGCCCGGCGGATGGATCGGTTTTCCGATTGTTGTAACGGGAACTCATGAAAAACCGAAAATCAAGATCTTCAGTAAAAAAGGTCAGGGAATTATAGCGGCTTTGTATAATAAAAAATCAAATAAGCTGATCCGCGAAGAAAGACGTGCAGAGAAAAAAACTAAACGCCAACATCGTAAAGATCAGGAAGCCCAGGAACAAAAAGCTAAGAATGCAGAACAACAGATAACTAAAGATCTAAAGAAAAAATAA
- a CDS encoding glycohydrolase toxin TNT-related protein, producing MKNLFKYVLFLSVTLLSVSCSSDRDEIIDETGGVIHVFYKNADEFALTYDTGGTVSQPIRNQAFDLYKLGKWGELETLFKNNNLNGGWPPANGGYNIVDEVPLTAGQKFDRYSGAIGNYTGNGIPNLGGSFTSPIVNGYVYTFSQRALNQEENKYDFYYEIDVLNNLLPFKSQTADVIPWFGQVGKGKQTMWKISIDPATGYQKTWNKLAQEGYIKVTIKKSPSGKYNNLAGTVIQ from the coding sequence ATGAAAAATCTTTTTAAGTATGTCCTATTTTTATCGGTCACATTATTGTCAGTTTCTTGTAGCTCGGATAGAGATGAAATTATTGATGAAACGGGAGGTGTTATCCATGTTTTTTACAAAAATGCAGACGAATTTGCTTTAACGTATGATACAGGCGGAACGGTAAGTCAGCCAATCCGAAATCAGGCATTTGATCTTTATAAATTAGGTAAATGGGGCGAACTGGAAACTCTGTTTAAAAATAATAATCTAAATGGCGGATGGCCTCCAGCAAATGGCGGATACAATATCGTTGATGAAGTTCCTCTTACAGCCGGACAAAAATTTGACAGATACAGCGGAGCTATTGGCAATTATACAGGAAACGGAATTCCCAATTTAGGAGGAAGTTTTACAAGCCCGATCGTAAACGGATATGTTTATACTTTTAGTCAGAGAGCTTTAAATCAAGAAGAAAATAAATATGATTTCTATTATGAGATTGATGTTTTGAATAATTTATTACCTTTCAAATCTCAAACAGCAGATGTTATTCCTTGGTTTGGACAAGTTGGCAAGGGAAAACAAACGATGTGGAAAATCTCAATAGATCCTGCAACCGGTTATCAGAAAACATGGAATAAGTTGGCGCAGGAAGGATATATAAAAGTGACAATTAAGAAAAGCCCAAGCGGAAAATACAATAACTTGGCAGGAACGGTTATTCAGTAA